Below is a genomic region from Bacteroidales bacterium.
AATATTTAAACTTAAATACAAAATAATATCTTTCAAATATCAAAAAATGATTTTATTTTTATTATTTTGAAAAAAAAAGAAATGCGTAAACTGATTAAACTACTTTTAAAATATATACCTCGGCCGTTTTTAATTAAAATGAGTATGTTGTTTAACAAACCTGTCAGTCTTTTTTATAAAGGAAATAGTGTAGAATGTACGGTTTGTAATAAACATTTTAAGAAATTTATGCCTTACGGCTACGGTGTTGCAAATAAAAGTAACAGACTGTGTCCTAATTGTTTATCGTTGGAAAGACATCGTTTGTTATGGCTGTATTTTCAAAATAAAACAGATTTGTTTAAAGAAGAAAAAGTTGTTTTACACATGGCACCGGAACAGCCTTTTATTAAACGTTTTAAGAAATTTGAAAATTTGAATTACACAACTGCCGATTTATTTTCACCTATTGCCGACGTTAAAACCGATATCAGAAATATGGATTTTAAAGACAGCAGTTTTGATGTTTTTATTTGCAACCACGTGATGGAACATATTGACGAGGAACAAAAAGCATTGAAAGAAGTTTTACGAATATTAAAACCTAAAGGTTGGGCAATTTTACAAGTTCCGATTGATTATTCTCTTGAAAAAACCTTTGAGGATGATACTGTTACGGACAAAAAGGAAAGAGAAAAGATTTTCGGGCAATATGACCATGTAAGGCTATACGGAAAAGATTATTCTGAAAGGTTAAGAAAAGCCGGTTTTAAAGTTATTGAAGATGATTTTGTAAAAACATTTTCTGATGAAGAAATCAAAAGATACAGATTTGACAAAAATGAAATAATTTATTTGTGTGTAAAGGAATAGAAATTATATATTGCTCTCATTATTAAGGACTTGAATATTTTTTAAAATTGTAAGGTCTTGATGTCATTAGGAAAATAATATTTAAACAATATTTGTATAAACAGCTTGAACATCATCATCTTCTTCCATTTTATCAATAAGAACTTCTATTTCTTCAAGTTGTTCTTCTGTAAACTCAACAGGAGAAGTCGGAATTCTCTGTAAACCTGATTTTGTAAGTTCAATACCTTTTTCTTCAAAAGCAGCGGCTAATGTTCCGAAATTTTTGTAATCTCCGTAAACATATACAGTTCCGTCATGTTCTTCAATTTCCTCCAAACCGACATCAATTAATTCAAATTCAAGCTCTTCAAGGTCGATTTCATCTGTTTTTTCAAATTCCAGAACAGCCTTTCTGTTAAACATAAATTCTAAGGAGCCCGAAGGCACTA
It encodes:
- a CDS encoding methyltransferase domain-containing protein, encoding MRKLIKLLLKYIPRPFLIKMSMLFNKPVSLFYKGNSVECTVCNKHFKKFMPYGYGVANKSNRLCPNCLSLERHRLLWLYFQNKTDLFKEEKVVLHMAPEQPFIKRFKKFENLNYTTADLFSPIADVKTDIRNMDFKDSSFDVFICNHVMEHIDEEQKALKEVLRILKPKGWAILQVPIDYSLEKTFEDDTVTDKKEREKIFGQYDHVRLYGKDYSERLRKAGFKVIEDDFVKTFSDEEIKRYRFDKNEIIYLCVKE